A single Fodinibius saliphilus DNA region contains:
- a CDS encoding DUF305 domain-containing protein, which yields MGQQKIEQLFSPIKFFITALLLMGTVACKSTDTTSKQPNKPNSEAELEDLYWQRIEDSRNSFTNADVKFMTGMIAHHAQALVMSRLAPQNGASPQIETLTLRIINAQKDEIKTMQQWLRDRNQPVPKIQIDSLDLTVTINGEPYTKYRKMKGVLTQKQIQELAEAKDDEFDRLFLTYMIEHHAGAVSMVENLFATDGAAQDEAAFRLASDIQVDQRTEINRMFEMLNNLPK from the coding sequence GTGGGACAGCAAAAAATCGAACAACTATTTTCCCCTATCAAGTTTTTTATTACCGCACTGTTACTAATGGGAACCGTTGCCTGCAAGAGTACCGATACCACTTCAAAACAACCAAACAAACCCAATTCAGAAGCTGAACTTGAGGACCTTTACTGGCAGCGTATTGAAGATTCGCGCAATTCCTTTACCAACGCCGATGTGAAATTTATGACAGGTATGATTGCTCATCACGCTCAGGCTCTTGTCATGTCACGTCTTGCTCCCCAAAATGGTGCCAGCCCACAAATTGAAACACTGACCTTACGCATCATCAATGCACAAAAGGATGAAATTAAAACGATGCAACAATGGCTTCGGGACCGGAACCAACCAGTGCCTAAAATACAAATTGACAGCCTTGACCTAACGGTGACTATAAATGGTGAACCATATACTAAATATCGTAAGATGAAAGGTGTACTTACACAGAAACAGATCCAAGAGCTGGCAGAAGCCAAAGATGATGAGTTCGACAGACTTTTTCTTACCTATATGATTGAACATCATGCCGGCGCTGTTTCTATGGTTGAAAACCTTTTTGCGACCGACGGTGCTGCTCAAGACGAAGCCGCATTCCGCCTTGCTTCTGATATTCAAGTGGATCAGCGAACAGAAATCAATCGTATGTTTGAAATGCTTAATAATCTACCTAAATAG